A region of the Terriglobales bacterium genome:
CGGACGAGGCGCTGTGCGGCGAAAAGGAGAGCCCGCGTTTCGAGTTGGATGCCACGCCGCCTCGGGTGGAAAACCTGAAAGCAGTCGTGGAGGCGGGTAAGGCGCGGGTCACGTTCCTGGCCACCGATACCTTCTCGCCCGTGCTTCGGGCGGAGTACTCCGTCGACGGCGCCGACTGGAAGCGCATCGAGCCCGCCGACGGCATCGCCGATTCCCTGAGCGAGAGTTTCGACGTCGCTATCCCGGTCACTGCCGGGGAAGAGCACAGCATCGTGGTGCGCGCTTACGACAAGTTCGACAACGCGGGGAGCGCGAAGGTCGTCGTCAAGTGACGCTTCACACAGTTGCGGACACCGTCGCCTGGTTGCTCGTTAGCTGGTACTCCACCATTCCGTCGTTCTGGCTCATCATCCATCCTTCACCGGATTTCTGGCGGCGTGTACGCTCGCCCTACCGCATCATTCTTCCGCTTTGGCTATTGATGATCGCTGCCGCGGCTCTCGTGACCCGGCCCTGGCGTCACCTGCATCTCTACGACACACCGTACTCCTGGGCGCTGATCGTTTTCTTCGCGGCCTGCGCCATTTTCTTTTATCGCGGCTCGCGTTCCCACATCAGCGGGCGGCAGGTGATGGGGCGGCCGGAA
Encoded here:
- a CDS encoding isoprenylcysteine carboxylmethyltransferase family protein, whose amino-acid sequence is MTLHTVADTVAWLLVSWYSTIPSFWLIIHPSPDFWRRVRSPYRIILPLWLLMIAAAALVTRPWRHLHLYDTPYSWALIVFFAACAIFFYRGSRSHISGRQVMGRPEVEVGAHEEQKLVTTGMHGRVRHPLYVGHMLMMFGWSVASGLVVCYALTAFAILTGAIMIPMEEKELERRFGDAYREYKKRVPMLIPKASSS